The Cellulomonas oligotrophica sequence GGTTCTGGCTCGTCACCACGAACGTCTCCGACGGCCCCGGCCACCTGCTGGTGACGGCCGACGACCCCGCCGGCCCGTGGTCCGAGCCCGTGCGGATCCCCGGCGCCGGCGGCATCGACCCCGACCTCGCCTGGGACGACGACGGCACCTGCTACCTCACGTGGTCCGACGCGGGCATCCGCCAGGCCGTGCTCGACCCCGCGACCGGTCGTCTGCTCACCGAGCCGCGCCTGCTGTGGTCCGGTGCCGGCGGCAAGGACGTCGAGGGCCCGCACCTGCACCGGGTCGACGGCCGCTGGTACCTGCTGGCGGCCGAGGGCGGCACCGCGCAGGGGCACGCGGTCGTGGTCGCCCGGGCCGACGCGCCCGACGGCCCGTACGAGGGCTGGGCCGGCAACCCCGTCCTGACCGCCCGCGGCACCGCGAGCCCCGTGCAGAGCACCGGCCACGCGGACCTCGTGCGCCGCCCCGACGGCACCTGGGCCATGGTCTTCCTCGGTGTCCGGCCCGCCGGCTCGTTCCCGGGCTGGCACGTGCTGGGACGCGAGACGTTCGCGGTCGACGTCGTGTGGGTCGACGGGTGGCCGCACCCGGCGACCCCCGTGCAGCCGGCGGCCGCGCCGCGGGTCGTGGTGGGGCTGGACGCCGAAGGTCCCGGGTCGTCCTGGGTCGGTGCGGGCGTCTTCCCCGCGGACGTGCTCCACCGGGCCGACGCCCGCTGGGTCGTCACCGGGCCGGGCCCGCGCACCTTCGTCGGCGTGCGGCAGGAGCGCACCGCGACGACCACCCGGGCCCGCGTCGACGCGTCCGCCGGCGCGGGCGGGCTCGAGCTGCGGATCGACCCGCGCCACGCGCTGACGCTCGAGGTCGACGGCGGCCGGGTGCGGGCGCTCGCCCGGGTCGGGTCGGTGACGTCGGTCCTCGGCGAGGCCCCGCACACCCCGGCCACCGTGCTCGAGATCGACGTCCACCCCTCGCCGGCACCCGTCCACAGCCGCGAGCACGGGCCCGACGAGGTCGTCGCCGCCGTCGACGGCCCCGAGGGGCGGGTCGTGCTGGGCACCCTGGACGGGCGGTACCTGTCGACGGAGGTGGCCGGCGGGTTCACCGGGCGGACCGTCGGGCTGGTGCGCGAGCGTGGTGAGCTCACGGTCCTGGCGTTCGAGCACGTGGGCCACGCGGAGCCCGACCCCGCGTAGACCGGTCGGCAGGTTCTGGTTATCCGGGCGCCCGCCGACCGTCTCCTGGTGCGTGGCCGTCGTGCGCGGCGGCCCGTGCGATCCTCGACGCCCACGCAGGAGGTCCGATCCCATGGCGTTCTCGACCGACACCGCGACGGTGCTGGCAGCCCGTGCCGGCGACCCCGACGCCGTCGACCGGCTCGTGGCCGGCAGCCTCCCGCTCGTCTACTCCATCGTCGGGCGGGCGCTGCGCGGGCACGCCGACGTCGACGACGTCGTGCAGGACACGATGCTGCGGGTGCTGCGCGGCATCGGCGAGCTGCGCGACCCCGCGGCGTACCGGTCGTGGCTCGCCGCGATCACCGTGCGCCAGGTGCGCGAGCGTTCGCGCGCCCGGGCGGCCGCGCCCCGCGGGCTGCCGGCCGAGGAGCCCGGCGACCCCGGTGCCGACTTCGCCGACGTGACGATCGCCCGCCTGGAGCTGACGGGGCAGCGGCGCGAGGTCGCGCAGGCCACGCGGTGGCTCGACGAGGAGAACCGCGAGCTGCTGTCGCTGTGGTGGCTCGAGGCCTCTGGGCACCTGACGCGCGACGAGGTCGTGCGCGCCACGGGCGCGTCCCGCGCGCACACGGCGGTGCGCGTGCAGCGCATGAAGGGTCGGCTCGACCAGGCGCGCACCGTGGTGCGGGCGCTCGCCGCCTCGCCGCGGTGCCCGGGCCTGGACGAGGTGACGGCCGGGTGGGACGGGCGTCCCGACGCGCTGTGGCGCAAGCGGGTGGCCCGCCACGTGCGCGGGTGCGCCGCCTGCGCGGACGCCGGGTCGGGGCTCGTCGCGGCCGAGCGGCTGCTCGGCGGGCTGGCGATGGTGCCGTGGCCCCAGGCGCTCGGCGCGACCGGTGCGCACGTCGCCGGGGCGGGTGCGGCGGCATCGACGGGTGCCTGGTCGACGGGCGCGGCGCCCTCCGGTGCCGGGCCGGCCGGTGCCGTGCCCTCCGCCGGTGCGGGTGCGTCGTCGTCCGGGCCGTCGGTGGCGACGGTGGCGAGCCTCGCGATCGGCAAGAAGACCCTGGTGGCCGTGCTCGCGGCGGCCCTGGTCACCGGCGGCGGCGCCGCGGTGGCGGTGCAGCGGGGCCAGGAGCGCCCGCCGCAGGTGGTCGCGTCGTCCGCGCCGACGCAGCGCCCGACGACCGCTCCGACGCCCCGGCGGACCCCGACGGCCGTCGTGGCCGCACCGACGCCCACCCCGTCCCCGACGCCCGCGCCGACCGTCACGCCCACCCCGACGCCGACCCCGTCGCCGACGCCCGAGCCCGCCCCGGTCGTGGCCGCGGCGGCGTCGGCGAAGAAGGGCGTCGCGACGTGGCAGTGGGACGGCGTCGCGGGCGCGCTGCTGGACGTCGGCGCCGGCTGGTTCTACAACTGGTCGCCGACCGACGACACCATGCCCGCGCCCGAGGGCGTCGAGTTCGTGCCGATGATCTGGGGCCGCGACCACGTCACGGACGCGACGCTCGCGCAGGCGGCCGCGGAGGGCGACGTGCTGCTGGGCTTCAACGAGCCCGACCTCGGCGAGCAGTCGGCGATGAGCGTCGAGGAGGCGCTGGAGGCGTGGCCGCGCCTGGAGGCGACGGGCCTGCGGCTGGGCAGCCCGGCCGTCGCGTGGGGCGCCGACACGCCCGGCGGCTGGCTCGACCGGTTCATGTCGGGTGCGCAGGAGCAGGGGCTGCGCGTCGACTTCGTGACGCTGCACTGGTACGGCTCGGACTTCTCGCCCGCGGCGGTCGACCAGCTCCTCGCGTACGTCGACGCGGTGCACGCCCGCTACGGGCTGCCGGTCTGGGTGACCGAGTACGGGCTGATCGACTTCGCCGGCGGCCCGGCGTACCCGACCGGGGACCAGCTCGCGGTGTTCATCGAGGGCACGACGGCGGGGTTCGAGCAGCGCACGCACGTGGAGCGCTACGCGTGGTTCGGGCTGCCCGCGGTCGACGACTCGGCCGCGTTCGGCCTCTACACGGACGCCTCGACGCCGACGCAGGCGGGCCGGGCCTACCGCGCCGCCGGCTGACCCCGCGCCGACCCTCGCCCCGGCCGAAGGGCGGGTGCCGTCCGCCACGGGTCGTGGCGGACGGCACCTGCCCTCGGGCGGCGATCAGGGTGCAGGGACCGGGACGGCTGTCGGGGCCGTCGGCGTCGGGGCGGGGCCCTCGACGGACAGGTGGGGCGTGATGCGGTCCGCCCACCGCGGGTACCACCAGGTGGTGCGGCCCATCAGGTGCATGAGGGCCGGCACGAGCGCCATCCGCACCACGAACGCGTCGACCAGCACCGCGATCGCGAGCCCCATCCCGATCGACGACACGATCCGCTCGGGCGTCAGGCCGAAGGACGCGAAGACGCTGAGCATGATCGCGGCGGCCGCCGCCACGACCCGGCCCGTCTCGGCCACGCCGACCCGCACGGCGCGGGCGTGGTCGCGGGTGTGCACCCACTCCTCGTGCATCCGGGAGACGAGGAAGACCTGGTAGTCCATGGACAGCCCGAACATCACGCCGACGACGATGACGGGGACGATGTACATCACCGGCGCGGCGGAGCCCACGCCGAGCAGCTCGCTGCCCCAGCCCCACTGGTAGATCGCGGTCACGGCGCCGAGGCCCACCGCCAGCGTCACGAGGTTGGTCACGGCGCCGACCAGCGGGACGAGGACGCTGCGGAACGCGACCACCAGCAGCACGAACCCGAGCAGGGCGACCAGGCCCAGGTACAGGGGGAGCCTGCCCATCAGGGCGGCCGACAGGTCGTGGCTCGTCGCCGCCTCCCCGCCCACGTGGACCTCGAGCGCCGTGCCCGCGGCCGCCGCGGGCACGAGGTCGTCGCGCAGGGCGAGCACCAGGTCCTCCGTCTCGACGGTCTGCGCGCTCGTCGCGGGGACCACGCCGGCCACGGCGACCGTCTGGCCGTCCTGCACGGGGGCGGCCCGCACGGCGGCGACGCCCGGCTCCTCGGCGACCTGCGCGACGAGCGCCTCGAACGCCCGGGCGGACGCCGCGTCGGGCGTCCGGGCGGCCAGCACGAGCGGTGCGTCGACGCCGGCCCCGAAGGCGGGGGTCATGAGGTCGGCGTAGGTGCGGCTCGGCGACCCGACGGGGTCGCTCGACGCGTCGGGGTCCCCGACCCGCAGCGACAGGGCGGGCACGGCGAGCGCGACGAGCAGCACGAGGGCACCGGCCACGACGCGGCGCGGGGCCCGCTGCAGGGCGACGGCCCAGCGGGCGGAGACGGGCGTGCGCCCGGGGCGGTGGTCGGTGGCGACCTCGCCGGCGGCGAGCGCGGCCCGCTGCCGGCGCGAGAGCACGCGGTCGCCGAGCACGCCCAGCAGCGCGGGCAGCAGGGTGACCGCGGCGGCCACGGTGAAGGCGACCGTCACGGCGGCGGCCTGGCCCATGCCGGTGAGCACGCCCAGCCCGACGACGGCCATGCCCAGCAGCGCCACGACCACGGTGAGGCCGGCGAAGACGACGGCCCGGCCCGACGTGGTGACGGCCCGGGTCACGGCCTCCTCGACGCCCGCACCGGCCAGCAGCGCCTTGCGGTGCCGGTTCACGATGAACAGGGCGTAGTCGATGCCGACGCCCAGGCCGACCAGGGCGGCCATGGTCAGCGACGTCGAGTCGAGGTCGACCACGTGGGACGCGAGGGTCACGACGAGCAGCGACGCGACGACCCCGACGACGCCGGTGAGGACGGGCAGGGTCGCGGCCCAGCCGGAGCGCAGCACGAGCAGCAGGATCACGAGGGCCGCGAGCAGCCCGATCACCTCGGTGCCGTGCGACGGCTCGGGCAGCTCGCTGAACCCCTGCCCGCCGACGGCGACGTCGAGGTCGGCGGGTGCCGCGGCCTCGACGACGTCGCGCACCTGCTGCACGTCCACGTCGTCGGTGACGGCGACGGTCGCGAACGCGGTGCGCTCGACGGCGTTCACCTGCGCGGCGCCCTCGGGCGTGTAGGGCGAGGTGACCGACTCCACGCCCGGGACCGCCGCGACCTGCGCGAGCAGCGTGGCGATCTCGTCCTGGACGCCCGGGGCGTCGACCGGACCGGTGGAGCGCCACACGACGGTGCCGTCGGTGGTGGACGAGGAGGCGCCGGCCTCCTCGAGGAGCGCGTACGCGCGGGCGGAGTCGGAGTCCGGCAGCGTCTGCGCGGTCCGGAAGGACGCGCCGAGGCTCAGGGTGGCGGCGGCGAGGCCGAGGATCGCGAGGACCCACCCGGCGAGGACGAGCCGGCGGTGCTGGTGGCACCAACGGGCGAGAGCGGACATGGCGGGGACCTTTCGCAGCAGGGATCGACCGCGACCAGGCTCCGTCGGCGGGGGGTGCCGCGTCGTCGGCCGGACGCAGCGACCTGCCTGCTGCGTCCGCAGCAGGGACCTCGCGCCGTGCGGACGACGACGGCGCCGCGGCGCCCGGCCACGCTGGGGCCGTCGTCGATGCCGAGGAGGCCGCCGTGAGCACGAGCCTGCAGATCACCACCCCGACGCGGGACGCCGTGGTGCACCCGCTGCACCCCGACCGCACGGGCACCCTGGCGGTGACCGCCGACGCGTGGGGCGTGGTGCACGCCCGGCGCTGGGTCGTGGCCCGCGCCCGGCTGCTCGGAGCCCCGCCCGCGACCCTGCTGCGGCTGCGCCTGCTCGCCGTGGTGCTGCTGCGCGACGCCGCCGGCGGGGCGCGGGAGGGGTCGGTGCTGCACGTGGGCCTCGACGTCCACGGCCGGACCGTGCGACTGACGGTCGAGGACCCGGCGAGCCGGGTGCTGCCCTCGCCGCGGGCGCTGCGGGCCCTGCGCCGTGCCGACGTGTGGGGCGTCGAGCGCGTCGGCGTGCCCGGGCGTCGCGTGTGGTGCGAGCTCGAGCCCGACGCCTGACCGGTCGGCGCCCCCGGGTCTCAGTCGAGCTCGGGGTAGCACCACCCTGCGAGGTGGGCCAGCGCCTTGGCGGGGTGCCGCTCGGCGCCCGTCGCGGGCGGCAGCGGCGACGCCGGGGCGGCCGTGCCCTGTGCGACCCGCCGCACGTGCGGGGTGCGGTCGAGGGAGTGCACCCACGCGTGCCAGCGCCCGTCGCGGCGCGGCTGCGCGCGCAGGTCCATGTCGGGCGCCACGGGGAACGCGTCGTGCACGCCGGCGAGCATCTCGACCTGCGCGTACGGCCGGCCGCCGGCGACGTCGGTGGCGGCCACGCGGCAGGTGACCCACCGGTCGCCCGTGACCCGCACGGCCCACACGTCGCCCACGGCGGGCGGGCCGTCGCCGACGGACCGCGGGACGGCGGCGGTGCGCCCCGTCCGGTCCAGGGCCCGCAGCCGGGCGGGCAGCGCACCGACGACGGTCGCGCCGCGTGCCGGCTCGGGCGTCGGGCGCGGGCCGTCGAGGTCCACGTCGCCCGTGGCGAACCCCGTGAAGACGTGCTCCAGCACGTCCTCGCGCAGCCCGTCGGAGGACGACCACCAGGCCAGCGGCGCCTGCACCTCGACGCGCACGCTCGGCCGCCGGTCGCGCTCGGCGTAGTCGGACCAGCGCACGGCCAGGCCGGGGTGCGCCGTCGGGGCGACCGCGCCGACCAGCGCGAGCTCCTCGAGCACCGCCCCGTAGGCGTGCGGCGCCGACGTGTCGAGCAGCCGGGCGCGGGTCAGTGCCGTGCGGGCCGCGGCGTACCGGGTGCCGGGCGGCAGGGCGCGCAGCACGGTGAGGACCGCGCGCAGCGTCCACCGGTCGTGCTCGGTGGGCTCGGGCCGGGGCAGGTCGGCGAGGCCGGCCAGGGCCAGGGCGTGCTCGGGCACGGCCCCGTCGATCGGCGCACCCCCGCCCAGGCGCAGCACGTGCTCGGCGGTCGCGGCCAGGGCGCCCTCCGCGGCGGCGCCGCACACCCGGCAGGGGCTGCCCGACGGGTACGGGTCGTACGCGTGCCCGGGCAGCGTCGTCGCCAGCAGGTGGCCGGTCAGCGCGCTGCGCCACGTCCACGGTGCCGACCACAGCCCGGCCGTCCACGCCGCCGCGGCGCCCGGCAGGTCCCAGGTGCGTCCCGCGTCGCGCAGCGCGGCGAGCGCGCTGTCGTGGGTGTACCGGTGGACGGCGTCGTGCGGGTGCCCCGCCGCGGCGAGCACGTCGGCGTCCGCGCGCGTCGCGTCGGTGACCTCGGGCAGCCGCAGCCCCGAGCCCGGGTCGTGCGCGGTGCGCCGCTCGACGCGCCGCCACCGGGCCATCACCTCGGTCGCGTCGGCCCGCGGGTCGCCGTCCACGGCGCGGCTCAGATGTTCTCGCGCACGACGCGCGCGGGGTTGCCCACCGCGACGACGTTCGCCGGCAGGTCGCGCACGACCACCGACCCGGCGCCGACGACCGTGTTGTCACCGATGGTGACGCCCGGGCACACGATCACGCCGCCGCCGAGCCACACGTTGTCGCCGAGGGTGATGGGCTGGGCCGCCTCGAGCTTGTCGCGCCGCGGCTGCGGGTCGACCGGGTGCGTCGGGGTCAGCAGCTGCACGTTCGGGCCGATCTGGCAGTCCGCGCCGATGGTGATGTCCGCGACGTCGAGGGCCGTGAGGTGGAAGTTGACGAACGTGCGGGCGCCGATGCGGATGCGTGAGCCGTAGTCGACGCGCAGCGGCGGGCGGACCACGACGTCGTCGCCGACCTCGCCGAGCAGCTCGACGAGCAGCGGGCGCGCCGCGGCCGGGTCGGCGACGAACGCCCGGTGGTACGCGTCCGACAGGCGCAGGGCCCGCTGGAAGTCCGCCTCGATCGCCGGGTCGTCCGCAACGTAGAGGTCGCCGGCGAGCATGCGCTCGTGGTTCGTGCGCGGGTCGCCCGCGAAGTAGTCGGCCATGGGAAGTGACGCTACCGACCGCCGCCCACCGTCGGGCGCGGGGGCCCGGTCACGGTCCGCGCATCTCCAGGCCGATCTGCACGGCGTCGACCTCGTCCAGCGCCCGGTCCAGGGCCGCGGACGAGTGCACGCCGAGGTCCCGCAGGCGCAGCAGCTCGGCGCGCTGGGCCTGCACGAGCTCGATCATCAGCTGGTGCACCTGCGCACGGACGGGCGCGGCGTCCTCGTCGTCCATGGCGGCGTCGACCGCGGCCAGCCCGGCCCGCGCGCGGTCGAGCACGCGCGGGTCGTACGGCTGCCCGTCGGGGCGGACCAGGGCGGGGTCCTGCAGGTGGGCGAGCGCGGCGTCCCGGACCTCGGCGCGCAGCGCGACCAGGGCGGCGGCGTCGTCCTGCGCCCGGTCGCCGAGCCCGAGCCGGCGCACCACCCACGGCAGGGTCGCGCCCTGCACGAGCAGCGTCCCGGCGGCGACGACGAACGCGACGAGCACCAGCAGGGAGCGCTGCGGCGTGTCCGACGGCAGCGACTGCGCGGCCGCGAGGGTCACGGCGCCGCGCATGCCCGCCCACACCAGGAGGGTGGCCTCGCGCGGGCCGAACGCCTCGGCGGTGAGGTAGTCGATGTCGGCGAGCCGGCGGCGCACGCGGCGGCCGACGG is a genomic window containing:
- a CDS encoding glycoside hydrolase family 43 protein; translated protein: MAAQPRSDVLPATRLPARPLLPGYHPDPTVCRVGSTYVLACSSFEHAPGVPLFRSTDLVTWEPVGHALTRPTQLRLDGVGPSGGIYAPTLRHHDGRFWLVTTNVSDGPGHLLVTADDPAGPWSEPVRIPGAGGIDPDLAWDDDGTCYLTWSDAGIRQAVLDPATGRLLTEPRLLWSGAGGKDVEGPHLHRVDGRWYLLAAEGGTAQGHAVVVARADAPDGPYEGWAGNPVLTARGTASPVQSTGHADLVRRPDGTWAMVFLGVRPAGSFPGWHVLGRETFAVDVVWVDGWPHPATPVQPAAAPRVVVGLDAEGPGSSWVGAGVFPADVLHRADARWVVTGPGPRTFVGVRQERTATTTRARVDASAGAGGLELRIDPRHALTLEVDGGRVRALARVGSVTSVLGEAPHTPATVLEIDVHPSPAPVHSREHGPDEVVAAVDGPEGRVVLGTLDGRYLSTEVAGGFTGRTVGLVRERGELTVLAFEHVGHAEPDPA
- a CDS encoding sigma-70 family RNA polymerase sigma factor, translated to MAFSTDTATVLAARAGDPDAVDRLVAGSLPLVYSIVGRALRGHADVDDVVQDTMLRVLRGIGELRDPAAYRSWLAAITVRQVRERSRARAAAPRGLPAEEPGDPGADFADVTIARLELTGQRREVAQATRWLDEENRELLSLWWLEASGHLTRDEVVRATGASRAHTAVRVQRMKGRLDQARTVVRALAASPRCPGLDEVTAGWDGRPDALWRKRVARHVRGCAACADAGSGLVAAERLLGGLAMVPWPQALGATGAHVAGAGAAASTGAWSTGAAPSGAGPAGAVPSAGAGASSSGPSVATVASLAIGKKTLVAVLAAALVTGGGAAVAVQRGQERPPQVVASSAPTQRPTTAPTPRRTPTAVVAAPTPTPSPTPAPTVTPTPTPTPSPTPEPAPVVAAAASAKKGVATWQWDGVAGALLDVGAGWFYNWSPTDDTMPAPEGVEFVPMIWGRDHVTDATLAQAAAEGDVLLGFNEPDLGEQSAMSVEEALEAWPRLEATGLRLGSPAVAWGADTPGGWLDRFMSGAQEQGLRVDFVTLHWYGSDFSPAAVDQLLAYVDAVHARYGLPVWVTEYGLIDFAGGPAYPTGDQLAVFIEGTTAGFEQRTHVERYAWFGLPAVDDSAAFGLYTDASTPTQAGRAYRAAG
- a CDS encoding MMPL family transporter; its protein translation is MSALARWCHQHRRLVLAGWVLAILGLAAATLSLGASFRTAQTLPDSDSARAYALLEEAGASSSTTDGTVVWRSTGPVDAPGVQDEIATLLAQVAAVPGVESVTSPYTPEGAAQVNAVERTAFATVAVTDDVDVQQVRDVVEAAAPADLDVAVGGQGFSELPEPSHGTEVIGLLAALVILLLVLRSGWAATLPVLTGVVGVVASLLVVTLASHVVDLDSTSLTMAALVGLGVGIDYALFIVNRHRKALLAGAGVEEAVTRAVTTSGRAVVFAGLTVVVALLGMAVVGLGVLTGMGQAAAVTVAFTVAAAVTLLPALLGVLGDRVLSRRQRAALAAGEVATDHRPGRTPVSARWAVALQRAPRRVVAGALVLLVALAVPALSLRVGDPDASSDPVGSPSRTYADLMTPAFGAGVDAPLVLAARTPDAASARAFEALVAQVAEEPGVAAVRAAPVQDGQTVAVAGVVPATSAQTVETEDLVLALRDDLVPAAAAGTALEVHVGGEAATSHDLSAALMGRLPLYLGLVALLGFVLLVVAFRSVLVPLVGAVTNLVTLAVGLGAVTAIYQWGWGSELLGVGSAAPVMYIVPVIVVGVMFGLSMDYQVFLVSRMHEEWVHTRDHARAVRVGVAETGRVVAAAAAIMLSVFASFGLTPERIVSSIGMGLAIAVLVDAFVVRMALVPALMHLMGRTTWWYPRWADRITPHLSVEGPAPTPTAPTAVPVPAP
- a CDS encoding sugar O-acetyltransferase, giving the protein MADYFAGDPRTNHERMLAGDLYVADDPAIEADFQRALRLSDAYHRAFVADPAAARPLLVELLGEVGDDVVVRPPLRVDYGSRIRIGARTFVNFHLTALDVADITIGADCQIGPNVQLLTPTHPVDPQPRRDKLEAAQPITLGDNVWLGGGVIVCPGVTIGDNTVVGAGSVVVRDLPANVVAVGNPARVVRENI